A section of the Candidatus Manganitrophus noduliformans genome encodes:
- a CDS encoding methyl-accepting chemotaxis protein, with translation MKFKVTIQEQLLGLGFLGLLLALVIGGFGFWGITRVTEAMNRMEVSAIALRYHLTADRVRDALRADVESAAIAAEAANSEKKKEILEELSGHASLFRERLKNIEALPLQGEIKGEILEIHPGLDAYINNAEELARMILDGQLVAAAPMEEFVADSKKWEEEMRRLSDLIEQDMRQSQTEAGGANRISRVMIIGISLLGFLILSVISLKNASSISRALKQVSTVATEVSAGNLTVRNEVNRGDEIGHLAGTFNRMAEHLRELVFKIQSGSRQIASTSEDLFASSQRLSSNSEETKRLASTVSSASEQTSRNVQAVATATEEMTATLKEISQNVVKATQITSEAVQVARETNQTISKLGESSAEIGKVIKVITSIAEQTNLLALNAAIEAARAGEAGKGFAVVANEVKDLAKKTAKATEEIGQKIGVIQTDTKEAVSAIGEITGIITQINEIATTIAGAIEEQTATTNEISRSVMEAARGTGEVTESTEGVVSAARGTTEGAESVLVASQKLAEMGADLMVLVSKFQIHPEQRRKQEKAPASGSRVKGTEQPTGI, from the coding sequence ATGAAGTTCAAGGTCACGATCCAAGAGCAGCTTTTGGGGCTCGGATTCCTCGGTTTGTTGCTGGCGCTTGTGATCGGAGGGTTCGGTTTCTGGGGAATCACGCGGGTGACCGAGGCGATGAACCGGATGGAGGTGAGCGCGATCGCGTTGCGCTACCACTTGACCGCCGACAGGGTGCGCGACGCGTTAAGGGCCGATGTCGAATCGGCGGCGATTGCGGCCGAGGCCGCAAACTCCGAGAAGAAGAAGGAGATCTTGGAAGAACTCTCCGGTCATGCGTCCCTCTTCCGAGAGCGGCTTAAGAACATCGAGGCGCTTCCCCTCCAAGGAGAGATTAAAGGGGAAATTCTGGAAATTCATCCCGGCCTGGACGCCTACATCAATAACGCGGAAGAGCTGGCAAGAATGATCCTCGACGGCCAACTCGTCGCGGCGGCTCCAATGGAGGAATTTGTCGCCGACTCCAAGAAATGGGAGGAGGAGATGCGGCGTTTAAGCGATCTGATCGAGCAGGACATGAGGCAGTCCCAAACGGAAGCGGGCGGGGCGAATCGGATCTCCCGGGTCATGATTATCGGCATCTCCCTCCTGGGATTCTTGATCTTATCGGTTATTTCTCTGAAGAACGCCTCCTCGATTTCCCGGGCCCTCAAGCAGGTCTCGACGGTGGCGACGGAGGTGTCGGCAGGGAATCTCACCGTCCGGAACGAAGTGAACCGCGGGGATGAGATCGGTCACCTTGCAGGAACATTCAACCGCATGGCCGAGCATCTCCGAGAATTGGTCTTTAAAATCCAAAGCGGTTCTCGGCAGATCGCCTCGACGTCGGAGGATTTGTTTGCCTCGAGTCAGCGGTTGAGCTCCAACTCTGAGGAGACCAAGCGGTTGGCGAGCACCGTCTCCTCGGCGAGCGAGCAGACCAGCCGTAACGTGCAGGCCGTCGCCACCGCGACAGAAGAAATGACGGCGACATTAAAAGAGATCTCCCAAAACGTGGTGAAAGCGACCCAGATTACGTCCGAGGCGGTGCAGGTGGCGCGGGAGACCAACCAGACGATCAGCAAGCTCGGGGAGAGCAGCGCGGAGATCGGGAAAGTCATCAAAGTGATCACATCGATTGCCGAGCAGACGAACTTATTGGCGTTGAACGCGGCGATCGAAGCGGCGCGTGCGGGAGAAGCGGGGAAAGGCTTTGCGGTGGTGGCCAACGAAGTCAAAGATCTGGCGAAGAAGACGGCCAAAGCGACCGAGGAGATCGGGCAGAAGATCGGAGTCATTCAGACCGACACGAAAGAGGCGGTCTCCGCGATTGGAGAGATCACCGGGATCATCACCCAGATCAACGAGATCGCCACCACGATCGCGGGAGCGATCGAAGAGCAGACGGCGACGACCAATGAGATCAGCCGCTCGGTGATGGAGGCGGCCCGGGGGACCGGAGAGGTCACCGAGAGCACCGAAGGGGTGGTCTCCGCAGCAAGGGGGACAACGGAAGGGGCGGAGAGTGTTTTGGTCGCCTCTCAAAAGTTGGCGGAGATGGGGGCCGATTTGATGGTCCTCGTCAGCAAGTTTCAAATTCATCCGGAGCAGAGGCGAAAACAAGAAAAGGCGCCGGCGTCCGGATCTCGGGTCAAGGGCACTGAACAGCCGACGGGGATCTGA
- a CDS encoding methyl-accepting chemotaxis protein: MQGFFGTWDLRRRLLTWFLLVAMVPMVLITAANLFLSARNLRREMGDRLAANRKGAEIELQKEEKRLLNQAERYAAQSLLVQTIASSNREMIKRLLVQLLEFSDSGLLGIYDAQGTPISIVQKTKAKHAASLEPVRPNQTEKIGLRPPSFGVSSAYAEEDFTFDIPPSGESKDTFTFDGQNGSASPSVPAGVVKDLREGPLPPEVMEQLQANDHAVVRTAQESGVEVSVYQALQFSGRRIGILREGAVLNQDFIDGMKHRVGLEVALVDREGRKVISTLSGLDAVVIKEAVAAPIREKIGGGEYLYMALPLIEKNGVMQGGIVLLQPLDSLLSSQREITVFSLILFGGVGIVVAMVSLRTARSISRPLHQIMEVLKRAEQQGDLTQRIDIKSRDEIGELGRWFNTFSEKFSGIISRVKDSTRSLAVSSEELSASSQQMGSNSEQTEKLASTVSSASEQTSRNVQAVATAAEEMTATLKEISQNVMKATQITSEAVQMAQGTNRTISKLGESSAEIGKVIKVITSIAEQTNLLALNAAIEAARAGEAGKGFAVVANEVKDLAKKTARATEEIGQKIGVIQTDTKEAVSAIGEITGIITQINEIATTIAGAIEEQTATTNEIGRSVMEAARGTGEVTESIDGVVIAAKGTAEGATTILAASKRLAQMGAELMAMVSQFHVEADRIGSGDPKDTFSVQKERKLPLMTQKAEPLSPKQSEVV; encoded by the coding sequence ATGCAGGGTTTCTTTGGGACATGGGATCTTCGAAGAAGGCTCCTCACATGGTTTTTGCTGGTCGCGATGGTCCCGATGGTTCTGATCACGGCAGCGAATCTTTTCCTCTCCGCCAGGAATCTCCGGCGCGAGATGGGGGATCGGCTCGCGGCGAATCGGAAGGGAGCCGAGATCGAGCTTCAGAAAGAAGAGAAACGACTCCTCAATCAGGCAGAGCGTTATGCCGCGCAGTCGCTCCTGGTTCAGACGATCGCTTCCAGCAACCGGGAGATGATCAAACGACTCCTTGTGCAGCTTCTCGAATTTTCAGATTCGGGTTTGTTGGGGATTTATGACGCGCAAGGGACGCCGATCTCGATCGTTCAAAAGACCAAGGCGAAGCACGCCGCTTCATTGGAGCCGGTTCGGCCGAATCAAACGGAAAAAATCGGCTTGCGGCCCCCCTCTTTCGGTGTCTCCTCCGCATACGCTGAAGAGGACTTTACATTCGATATTCCTCCATCGGGAGAATCAAAAGATACTTTTACTTTTGATGGTCAGAATGGATCGGCTTCACCCTCCGTTCCGGCCGGCGTGGTAAAGGATTTGAGAGAAGGTCCCCTTCCTCCGGAAGTGATGGAGCAGCTTCAAGCGAACGACCATGCCGTTGTTCGGACCGCTCAAGAGAGCGGGGTGGAGGTCTCTGTTTATCAGGCGCTTCAATTTTCAGGGCGCCGGATCGGCATTCTGAGGGAGGGAGCGGTCCTTAATCAGGACTTCATCGATGGGATGAAACATCGGGTGGGGCTGGAAGTGGCCCTCGTCGATCGCGAAGGGCGGAAAGTCATCTCAACCCTTTCCGGACTGGACGCCGTGGTCATCAAGGAGGCGGTCGCAGCGCCGATCAGAGAGAAGATCGGAGGAGGGGAGTACCTTTATATGGCTCTTCCCTTGATCGAGAAAAATGGGGTGATGCAAGGGGGGATTGTTCTTCTGCAGCCGCTCGATTCGCTCCTGTCGAGCCAAAGGGAGATCACCGTTTTTTCGTTGATCCTCTTCGGGGGAGTCGGCATTGTCGTTGCCATGGTGAGCCTTCGGACGGCCCGATCGATCAGCCGGCCGCTTCATCAAATCATGGAGGTTTTAAAGCGGGCGGAACAACAAGGGGACCTGACACAGCGGATCGACATTAAAAGCCGCGATGAGATCGGCGAGCTGGGACGGTGGTTCAACACCTTTTCGGAAAAATTCTCAGGGATCATCTCCCGGGTGAAAGATTCGACCCGTTCCCTGGCGGTCTCATCCGAGGAGCTGTCGGCCTCGAGTCAGCAGATGGGATCGAACTCCGAGCAGACGGAGAAATTGGCGAGCACCGTCTCCTCGGCGAGCGAGCAGACCAGCCGCAACGTGCAGGCGGTTGCCACCGCGGCGGAAGAGATGACGGCGACATTAAAAGAGATCTCCCAAAATGTAATGAAGGCGACCCAGATTACGTCCGAGGCGGTGCAGATGGCACAGGGGACCAATCGGACAATCAGCAAGCTCGGGGAGAGCAGCGCGGAGATCGGGAAAGTCATCAAAGTAATCACATCGATTGCCGAGCAGACGAACTTATTGGCGTTGAACGCGGCGATCGAAGCGGCGCGTGCGGGAGAAGCGGGGAAAGGCTTTGCGGTAGTGGCCAACGAAGTCAAAGATCTGGCGAAGAAGACGGCGAGAGCGACGGAGGAGATCGGGCAGAAGATCGGGGTGATCCAGACCGACACGAAAGAGGCGGTCTCCGCGATTGGAGAGATCACCGGGATCATCACCCAGATCAACGAGATCGCCACCACGATCGCGGGAGCGATCGAAGAGCAGACGGCGACGACCAACGAGATCGGCCGCTCGGTGATGGAGGCGGCCCGTGGGACCGGAGAGGTCACCGAGAGCATCGATGGGGTGGTGATTGCCGCGAAGGGAACCGCCGAAGGGGCAACCACCATCCTCGCCGCCTCGAAGCGGCTGGCCCAGATGGGCGCCGAATTAATGGCGATGGTCAGCCAATTCCACGTTGAGGCCGACAGAATCGGCTCAGGCGATCCGAAAGATACATTCTCCGTTCAAAAAGAGAGGAAATTACCATTGATGACTCAAAAAGCCGAGCCGCTTAGTCCGAAACAGAGTGAGGTTGTTTAA
- a CDS encoding response regulator, giving the protein MKILVVDDSAPMRSLLRQMLKKMGHSVTEAVNGKEGLEQLNVHPDIGLILLDWNMPEMDGMQLLDALGAKRSNKRPRIIIVSTECEAGKIVQAMERGADEYIMKPFTSEILEEKLSILGIARG; this is encoded by the coding sequence ATGAAGATACTCGTTGTCGACGACTCCGCTCCAATGCGAAGTCTCTTACGGCAGATGCTTAAAAAAATGGGGCATTCCGTGACCGAGGCGGTTAACGGCAAGGAGGGGCTGGAGCAGTTAAACGTCCATCCGGACATCGGGCTGATTCTTCTCGACTGGAATATGCCGGAGATGGATGGGATGCAATTGCTCGACGCGCTCGGGGCGAAAAGGTCGAACAAACGTCCCCGCATCATTATTGTCTCCACGGAATGCGAAGCGGGGAAGATTGTCCAGGCGATGGAGCGGGGCGCGGACGAATATATCATGAAGCCGTTTACATCAGAGATTCTCGAAGAGAAATTGTCCATTTTAGGAATTGCGCGTGGTTGA
- a CDS encoding protein-glutamate methylesterase/protein-glutamine glutaminase, with protein sequence MFEPIRVMIIDDSSVVRRAVTEALSHDPDISIVGTASNGKIALQRIVQWSPEVLILDLEMPEADGFELLRALRVDFPKIRTIMFSSATQRGAVQTIEALSLGASDYVAKPTTTHPGGYSEAVRQVAAELIPKIKQFRPHPAWTKPLQRGAKPVEELTVERALKSAPQTIRIVAIGVSTGGPAALSKLIPELSKDFPVPIVIVQHMPPVFTRMLAERLQQGGAMKVVEGREGMILEPGTAYIAPGNYHMAVRQKEERVFLALNQEPPVNYCRPSVDVLFRSVADVYGEETLGIIMTGMGQDGLNGIRAMKSKGAIIFAQDQASSVVWGMPSFVVREGLADCVLPLDEMRGAIEDCVMKGIRR encoded by the coding sequence ATGTTTGAGCCGATTCGTGTCATGATCATCGACGATTCCTCCGTGGTTCGGCGCGCCGTAACCGAGGCGCTCTCTCATGATCCGGATATCTCGATTGTCGGGACCGCCTCCAACGGGAAAATCGCCCTGCAGCGGATCGTTCAATGGAGTCCGGAGGTGTTGATTCTCGATCTGGAGATGCCCGAAGCGGACGGATTTGAACTCTTGCGGGCGCTGCGGGTCGATTTTCCGAAGATCAGAACGATCATGTTCAGCAGCGCGACGCAACGCGGGGCGGTCCAAACGATCGAGGCCCTTTCTTTGGGCGCGAGCGACTATGTCGCAAAACCGACCACGACCCATCCGGGGGGGTATAGCGAGGCGGTCAGACAAGTGGCGGCGGAGCTGATCCCCAAGATCAAGCAGTTCCGACCGCATCCCGCCTGGACGAAGCCGCTCCAAAGAGGGGCGAAGCCGGTCGAGGAACTCACCGTAGAGCGGGCCCTGAAGTCGGCGCCTCAAACCATCCGGATCGTCGCCATCGGCGTTTCCACGGGAGGGCCTGCGGCGCTCTCCAAATTGATCCCCGAATTGTCGAAAGACTTTCCGGTTCCGATCGTCATCGTCCAGCATATGCCGCCGGTTTTTACCCGCATGCTGGCGGAGCGGCTCCAGCAGGGGGGGGCGATGAAGGTCGTGGAGGGGAGGGAGGGTATGATCCTGGAGCCGGGGACGGCTTATATCGCCCCGGGCAACTACCACATGGCGGTCCGTCAGAAAGAGGAAAGGGTTTTCCTGGCGTTGAATCAGGAGCCGCCGGTCAATTATTGTCGTCCTTCGGTCGATGTCCTTTTTCGGTCGGTGGCGGATGTTTACGGGGAGGAGACGCTCGGGATCATCATGACCGGGATGGGGCAGGACGGTTTAAACGGCATCCGGGCGATGAAGAGCAAGGGCGCGATCATTTTTGCGCAGGACCAGGCGAGCAGCGTGGTCTGGGGAATGCCGTCGTTCGTGGTGCGGGAAGGGCTGGCCGATTGTGTCCTCCCCCTTGATGAGATGAGGGGGGCGATCGAGGATTGCGTGATGAAGGGGATAAGACGCTGA
- a CDS encoding CheR family methyltransferase codes for MVSKESVNFMIALLHKESGLVLDSSKTYLIEARLEPIVCEAGLSSIDALCLYLKRQPTSPLLQKVVDAMATNETSFFRDKVPFDIVRNVLLPDLLKANQKRRRIRIWSAACATGQEPYSLAMLLCNIEPMLAGWEVGILATDLVERVLERARNGVYTQYEIQRGLPAQYMTRFFDQIGSEWKVRPDLKRWIQFKRLNLLTDFSSFGPFDIIFCRNLLIYFDSASKKKVLEGMAASLTPNGALFLGGGETPLGITDRLVRIEVDRGVYYRRNDAIPSPPPPVRRQGTEREGNVRKDKSGEERISSGGARDA; via the coding sequence ATGGTTTCGAAAGAGTCGGTCAATTTCATGATTGCCCTCTTGCACAAGGAGAGCGGTTTGGTTTTGGACAGCTCAAAGACCTATCTCATCGAGGCCCGGCTGGAGCCGATCGTCTGCGAAGCCGGGTTGTCTTCGATCGATGCGCTGTGCCTTTACCTGAAACGGCAGCCGACGAGCCCCCTCCTCCAAAAGGTCGTCGACGCCATGGCGACCAACGAGACCTCTTTTTTTAGAGATAAGGTCCCGTTCGACATTGTCCGGAATGTGCTCCTGCCGGACTTGCTCAAAGCGAACCAGAAGCGGCGGCGGATCCGGATCTGGAGCGCGGCGTGCGCGACCGGTCAGGAGCCCTATTCCCTGGCGATGCTCCTCTGCAACATCGAACCGATGCTGGCGGGATGGGAGGTCGGAATCTTGGCCACCGATCTCGTCGAGCGGGTGCTGGAGCGGGCGCGGAACGGAGTCTACACCCAGTATGAAATTCAACGGGGACTCCCGGCCCAATACATGACCCGTTTTTTCGATCAGATCGGGTCGGAGTGGAAGGTACGCCCGGATCTGAAACGCTGGATCCAATTCAAACGGCTCAATCTTCTGACCGATTTTTCTTCGTTCGGGCCGTTCGATATTATTTTCTGCCGGAATCTTCTCATCTATTTCGACAGCGCTTCGAAAAAGAAAGTCCTTGAGGGAATGGCCGCGTCTTTGACCCCGAACGGCGCCCTTTTTTTGGGGGGAGGAGAAACGCCCCTCGGCATCACCGATCGACTCGTTCGGATCGAGGTTGATCGCGGAGTCTATTACAGAAGAAACGACGCAATCCCCTCTCCCCCGCCTCCCGTACGGCGCCAAGGGACAGAGAGGGAAGGCAACGTCCGGAAAGACAAATCGGGAGAGGAACGAATATCAAGCGGAGGAGCGAGAGATGCCTGA
- a CDS encoding chemotaxis response regulator CheY: MKILVVDDMSSMRRIIKNTLKQLGYPNTDEAEDGDKALEMVRNAPFDLVVSDWNMPNMNGLDLLKAIRQDPKLSALPVLMVTTEAEMDHILEAIRSGVNSYILKPFTPETMKEKIDKVFKNA; encoded by the coding sequence ATGAAGATCTTGGTCGTGGACGACATGTCGTCCATGAGAAGAATCATTAAAAATACCCTCAAGCAGTTGGGGTACCCGAACACCGATGAGGCGGAAGACGGCGACAAGGCCTTGGAGATGGTCCGCAATGCGCCGTTTGATCTGGTGGTCAGCGATTGGAACATGCCGAACATGAACGGTCTGGATCTTCTCAAGGCCATTCGGCAGGATCCAAAATTGTCGGCGCTGCCGGTCTTGATGGTGACGACCGAAGCCGAAATGGACCACATCCTCGAGGCGATCCGCTCAGGCGTGAACAGCTATATCCTCAAGCCGTTCACGCCCGAGACGATGAAGGAGAAGATCGACAAGGTGTTCAAGAACGCCTGA
- a CDS encoding protein phosphatase CheZ yields MIMKGMTEMEFHESPIEDNNIRGLIRAARGIIEGDLKKGADAKLSDELGKLAKYLQAISKKLQAAESDIETASSQIPYGTDQIYGVTRFTEEEVHRVLGIVEKVIESHDALANKWESLKTHSQAEMLQRPTLKRQADEIGSTLRDEKKMLMDLMTALSFQDVAAQWLKKISSDMTNVQSRIKRLNSSLNVKGNIPPTSTKETDRDEDFEKTGNRFAGADKMAQTDVDHLLKEYGL; encoded by the coding sequence ATGATCATGAAAGGAATGACCGAGATGGAATTCCACGAATCTCCGATAGAAGACAACAACATTCGAGGCCTGATCCGGGCCGCGCGCGGGATCATCGAGGGAGACCTCAAAAAGGGGGCCGACGCCAAGCTCTCCGACGAACTCGGCAAGCTTGCGAAATACCTCCAGGCGATTTCAAAGAAATTGCAAGCGGCCGAATCGGACATCGAGACGGCCTCCAGCCAGATCCCTTACGGGACCGACCAGATCTACGGCGTGACGCGGTTTACCGAAGAGGAAGTGCACCGGGTTTTGGGAATCGTGGAAAAGGTGATCGAGAGTCATGACGCGCTCGCGAACAAGTGGGAGTCGCTCAAGACCCATTCGCAGGCGGAGATGCTGCAACGCCCCACGCTGAAGCGCCAAGCCGACGAGATCGGTTCGACCCTCCGGGACGAAAAGAAAATGTTGATGGATTTGATGACGGCGCTCTCCTTTCAGGATGTCGCCGCCCAGTGGCTGAAGAAGATCTCCTCCGACATGACGAACGTGCAGTCGCGGATTAAGCGGTTGAACAGCTCGCTCAACGTAAAGGGGAACATCCCGCCGACATCGACGAAAGAGACCGATCGAGATGAGGATTTTGAAAAAACGGGGAATCGGTTCGCGGGCGCCGATAAAATGGCCCAAACCGACGTCGATCACCTTTTGAAGGAATACGGGCTGTAA
- a CDS encoding flagellar motor protein yields MDILTIMGVVVGLAALIGGQHLEGGHLSSVMQFTAAIIVLGGTLGAVMVQYSLPKFLEGIKLGLSTIKSQPDHSAGYIKQLVDYANIVRKQGILALEPKVKEVKDPFFKKGLQLLMDGTEPRLLREILEVDLSFSEEHHVMAAKVFDAAGGYCPTFGIIGAVLGLIHVMENLADPSKLGSGIATAFVATVYGVLAANLIFLPIASKLKMRGQMEGITRQLMIEGLMSIAAGENPRLIQEKLEGFLTEGEKKKIKKG; encoded by the coding sequence ATGGATATTTTGACCATAATGGGGGTGGTTGTCGGACTCGCCGCGTTGATCGGCGGACAACACCTCGAAGGAGGGCATCTCTCGTCGGTCATGCAGTTTACGGCCGCGATCATCGTGTTGGGGGGAACCCTCGGGGCGGTGATGGTTCAATATTCGCTCCCCAAATTCTTGGAGGGGATCAAGCTGGGGCTCAGCACGATCAAATCGCAGCCGGATCATTCCGCCGGGTACATCAAACAATTGGTCGATTACGCGAACATCGTGCGCAAACAGGGGATTCTTGCGCTGGAGCCGAAGGTGAAGGAGGTGAAGGACCCCTTTTTTAAAAAGGGACTTCAGCTTTTAATGGACGGGACCGAGCCGAGACTTCTCCGCGAAATCCTGGAGGTCGACCTTTCGTTCAGCGAAGAACATCACGTCATGGCGGCCAAGGTCTTTGACGCCGCCGGCGGATATTGTCCCACCTTCGGGATCATCGGGGCGGTTCTGGGGCTGATCCACGTCATGGAAAATCTGGCCGATCCGAGCAAGCTGGGGAGCGGGATCGCCACCGCCTTCGTCGCCACGGTCTACGGCGTTCTTGCCGCCAACCTGATCTTCTTGCCGATCGCGTCGAAGCTGAAGATGCGCGGCCAGATGGAAGGGATTACGCGTCAGCTGATGATCGAGGGGTTGATGTCGATCGCGGCCGGAGAGAACCCCCGGCTGATCCAGGAGAAGCTGGAAGGATTTCTGACCGAAGGGGAAAAGAAAAAAATAAAGAAGGGATAG
- a CDS encoding flagellar motor protein MotB: MKKKKHEEHENMERWLVSYADFITLLFAFFVVMYSTSSVREGKFRAVADSLNSAFHPIIAHSASNIRLSSKASGSEMFDIGLPLYKKLTANINTEDNPGGMKVIRDNRGVVIRISESLAFETGQSELLPEFRETLDHIAGLIIDAPNAILVEGHTDNIPIKTPFYPSNWELSATRATQIVRYFTTQHGMTPDRFSVAGYAEFRPIAVNDTLEGRAKNRRVEIVLLNPPEEKADPEFNPFPPPRGPDGSGADMKNPRSD, from the coding sequence ATGAAAAAGAAAAAACATGAAGAGCATGAAAACATGGAACGATGGTTGGTTTCCTATGCCGATTTCATTACGTTGCTCTTCGCTTTTTTCGTGGTCATGTATTCGACCTCTTCCGTGCGAGAAGGAAAATTCCGGGCGGTCGCCGACTCGCTTAATTCGGCCTTTCACCCCATCATCGCTCACTCCGCCTCGAATATTCGACTCAGCTCGAAGGCCTCCGGCTCCGAAATGTTCGACATCGGCTTGCCGCTTTACAAGAAGCTGACGGCGAATATCAATACGGAGGATAATCCGGGGGGGATGAAAGTGATTCGGGACAACCGGGGCGTGGTCATCCGAATCAGTGAGAGTCTCGCGTTTGAAACCGGTCAATCGGAGCTTCTGCCCGAGTTCAGGGAAACGCTCGATCATATCGCCGGATTGATTATCGACGCTCCGAACGCGATCCTGGTGGAAGGTCACACCGACAATATCCCGATCAAAACGCCGTTTTATCCCTCGAATTGGGAGCTCTCCGCGACCCGGGCGACACAGATTGTCCGCTACTTTACAACACAACACGGGATGACTCCCGATCGATTCTCGGTCGCCGGGTATGCCGAGTTCCGGCCGATCGCCGTCAACGATACGCTAGAAGGACGCGCAAAGAATCGCCGCGTCGAGATTGTCCTTTTAAATCCGCCGGAGGAAAAAGCCGATCCGGAATTTAACCCTTTTCCCCCGCCCAGGGGTCCCGATGGATCGGGCGCCGACATGAAGAATCCGCGATCAGATTGA
- a CDS encoding EAL and HDOD domain-containing protein, translated as MREEEIFLGRNPILNKDEEIVAYELLFHSESHLSQADNVLQTSASVIAGALTQFGTETLLGGGKGFVGVNEEILLSDAIELLPKEKMVLEVFGTAKIEPRVVQRMQALKKKGFSFALQHFRDDGSHLPLLEVIDVVKINIAEMTGEKLWAGIQPFKKRSIRLLAEKVERQEDFQRCRPMGFELFQGYYFARPSILSQKRADPAMVSLMKLNEKVMKDADTNEIEQIFKGNPALSYNLLRLVNSVAIGTRQKITAISHAIIMLGRQQLKRWVQLLLFTQGGKGGIHNPLMQTATLRGRIMELLVQSRPDLYRGIGYSDLAFMTGLLSLIDVLLGTPMKEVVEQLNLTDDVRQALLAHEGSLGLLLSLSERQEEADFKGVDRLLKQSGLRLSDLMSAQRGAISWMNQLSAGF; from the coding sequence ATGCGTGAAGAAGAGATTTTCTTAGGACGGAATCCGATTCTGAATAAGGATGAGGAGATCGTCGCTTACGAACTCCTTTTTCACTCGGAGAGTCACCTGTCTCAGGCAGACAACGTCTTGCAGACATCGGCGAGTGTGATCGCCGGCGCGCTGACCCAATTCGGGACTGAGACGCTCTTGGGTGGAGGAAAGGGGTTTGTCGGCGTCAATGAAGAGATCCTCCTCAGCGATGCAATTGAGCTTCTCCCGAAAGAAAAAATGGTTCTTGAGGTTTTTGGGACGGCAAAGATCGAACCGCGGGTGGTCCAGAGGATGCAGGCGCTTAAAAAGAAAGGATTCAGTTTTGCTCTTCAACATTTCCGCGACGATGGGTCGCATCTCCCGCTGCTTGAGGTCATCGACGTGGTCAAAATCAATATCGCCGAGATGACGGGAGAAAAGTTATGGGCGGGGATCCAACCGTTCAAAAAGCGGTCGATCCGGCTGTTGGCTGAAAAGGTCGAACGACAAGAGGATTTTCAACGGTGCCGTCCGATGGGATTTGAACTTTTCCAGGGATATTATTTCGCCCGCCCTTCCATTTTATCTCAGAAGCGGGCCGACCCCGCCATGGTGTCGCTGATGAAGCTGAATGAAAAGGTGATGAAGGATGCGGATACAAACGAGATCGAACAGATTTTCAAGGGAAACCCCGCCCTCAGCTACAATCTGCTCCGTCTGGTCAATTCGGTGGCGATCGGGACGCGGCAAAAAATCACCGCCATCTCTCACGCCATTATCATGCTGGGGAGGCAACAGCTCAAACGTTGGGTCCAGCTCCTTCTCTTTACGCAAGGAGGCAAAGGGGGGATCCATAATCCGCTCATGCAAACGGCAACGCTGCGCGGCCGGATCATGGAGCTTCTGGTCCAATCGCGGCCCGATCTTTACCGGGGGATAGGGTATTCCGATCTGGCCTTTATGACGGGACTCCTCTCGTTGATCGACGTATTGCTTGGAACGCCGATGAAGGAAGTGGTCGAGCAACTCAATCTGACGGACGATGTGCGGCAGGCGCTGCTGGCGCATGAAGGATCCCTCGGCCTCCTTCTTTCCCTGAGTGAGCGCCAGGAAGAGGCCGATTTCAAAGGGGTGGATCGCTTGCTCAAACAGTCCGGGCTGAGACTCAGCGACCTGATGAGCGCTCAACGGGGAGCGATCTCCTGGATGAATCAGCTCAGCGCCGGTTTTTAA